A single region of the Malus sylvestris chromosome 8, drMalSylv7.2, whole genome shotgun sequence genome encodes:
- the LOC126631584 gene encoding uncharacterized protein LOC126631584, with protein MESETQHSPQLPQENPAGGAAAPTPLHVNDHHAIVDTSRQFNSVKEAVAILGERLLLREMFSSPKPPCTNNIVQSRPTTPPSGNLSPPNYEESEEVKNSSDVDREEKVAVMDTLKKLEAELEETKVELKMLKERESETEVALASLNAELHKNMSKLARAEAAAAAKASNVLQVATTTRSSPNLRENVEERNKREWMIRMEDSTSLAQILNIGTTKKQGGAGYDPVGAGYDHLGGKGEKKPMKKKPIVPLVQDLLCWRKGSSTSFRNPLYSSPQLYY; from the coding sequence ATGGAATCGGAAACCCAGCACTCCCCGCAGCTTCCTCAAGAAAACCCAGCGGGAGGAGCAGCTGCCCCAACCCCACTCCATGTTAACGATCACCACGCCATTGTCGACACTTCCCGACAATTCAACTCTGTCAAAGAAGCCGTCGCCATCCTCGGCGAGCGGCTTCTTCTCAGAGAAATGTTTTCATCCCCTAAACCGCCATGCACCAATAATATTGTCCAAAGCAGACCTACTACTCCTCCGTCAGGGAACTTGTCGCCGCCGAATTATGAAGAAAGCGAAGAAGTAAAAAATAGTAGTGATGTTGATCGCGAGGAGAAAGTAGCAGTTATGGACACTCTAAAGAAGCTTGAGGCGGAGCTGGAGGAAACGAAGGTGGAGCTGAAAATGCTGAAGGAGAGAGAGTCGGAAACCGAGGTCGCGTTGGCGTCGCTGAACGCGGAGCTTCACAAGAACATGTCCAAGCTGGCTCGAGCAGAGGCAGCTGCGGCGGCAAAGGCGAGCAACGTGCTGCAAGTGGCTACAACTACAAGATCATCACCAAATCTGAGAGAGAATGTTGAAGAGAGGAACAAGAGGGAGTGGATGATAAGGATGGAGGACTCTACGTCTTTGGCTCAAATATTGAACATTGGAACTACTAAGAAACAAGGAGGAGCCGGCTACGATCCTGTCGGAGCCGGCTACGACCACCTcggagggaaaggagagaagaaaCCAATGAAGAAGAAGCCTATTGTCCCTCTGGTGCAAGATTTACTTTGCTGGAGAAAAGGGTCGTCCACTAGTTTTCGTAACCCTCTTTATTCGTCTCCGCAGTTGTACTACTAA